One genomic segment of Hordeum vulgare subsp. vulgare chromosome 2H, MorexV3_pseudomolecules_assembly, whole genome shotgun sequence includes these proteins:
- the LOC123425329 gene encoding inter-alpha-trypsin inhibitor heavy chain H4-like isoform X3 — translation MSYNTQVTEVEDQTMENTMKGILKPHMFCLTIPQVEGGADIVATVRWSQKLHYDNGRFSVDIPFRFPYYVNPLPKVFMKREKIQLTVNSGFSKEVLLQGTSHSLKEKARQGDKLSFLHEAIVESWSSKDFTFSYSVYSGDLSGCILLQPSTSQDYDDRDTFSIFILPGSGNRKVFKKAVVFVVDTSGSMKGKPLENVKNAVSTALSELVQGDYFNIITFNEELHSFSACLEKVNEKAIANANDWMNANFVAEGGTDIMHPLNEAMALLSSAHDAVPQIFLMTDGSVDDEHDICQTVKNELLSRGSKSPRISTFGLGLYCNHYFLRMVASIGKGHFDAALETGSIESRILKWFRKASNTIVANISIDATKQLDDFEVDSECIPDISAQCPLCVSGKYQGKFPETVVATGYLADMTEISIELKVQHIKDMPLDNVFAPQQIALLTAKAWLSADKQLERKVIKLSIENSVLSEYTSMVVLQTNLDAAQKQVKQKPKGHKGANEPLRFQLHGLKLGFGDKAATKENLLTGFGEEKPLETLKIFKKAGGCCSRVADCLCCMCCIKACNRMNDQCAIMMAQVCAALSCLGCYECCAEVCCGGSES, via the exons ATGTCATACAATACTCAAGTGACCGAAGTAGAAGACCAAACCATGGAGAATACTATGAAAGGCATTTTGAAACCCCATATGTTTTGCTTGACAATACCACAG GTGGAAGGTGGAGCGGATATTGTAGCCACAGTTAGATGGTCTCAGAAGTTACACTATGATAATGGACGATTCTCGGTCGACATACCTTTCCGTTTTCCATACTATGTCAACCCATTACCAAAAGTATTCATGAAGAGGGAGAAAATTCAGTTGACTGTGAATAGTGGATTCAGTAAAGAGGTTTTGTTGCAGGGCACAAGCCATTCGTTGAAG GAAAAGGCAAGGCAGGGTGATAAATTGTCTTTCCTGCATGAAGCAATTGTTGAGAGTTGGTCAAGCAAAGATTTCACATTTTCCTACAGT GTGTACTCTGGTGACTTGTCAGGTTGTATCCTTCTGCAGCCTTCAACATCACAGGATTATGACGATAGAGATACGTTCAGCATTTTCATTTTACCTGGAAGTGGGAATAGAAAG GTCTTCAAGAAAGCAGTCGTATTTGTTGTTGATACAAGTGGAAGCATGAAAGGGAAACCTCTTGAGAATGTGAAGAATGCAGTGTCTACAGCTCTTTCTGAACTTGTGCAAGGAGATTACTTCAACATTATAACATTTAATGAGGAGCTCCATTCATTCTCAGCATGTTTAGAGAAAGTAAATGAGAAAGCAATAGCAAATGCAAATGATTGGATGAATGCCAACTTTGTTGCTGAGGGTGGCACGGATATTATGCATCCTTTAAATGag GCGATGGCGTTATTGTCAAGTGCCCATGACGCGGTCCCACAAATTTTTCTTATGACTGATGGATCGGTTGATGATGAACATGACATCTGCCAAACTGTGAAAAATGAGCTCCTCAGCAGAGGATCTAAATCTCCTCGGATTTCCACTTTTGGACTAG GTTTATATTGCAACCATTATTTCTTGCGCATGGTGGCATCAATCGGCAAGGGGCATTTTGATGCTGCACTAGAGACAG GATCAATTGAGAGTCGAATACTTAAGTGGTTCAGGAAAGCATCAAATACAATAGTGGCAAACATCTCAATTGATGCTACAAAACAGCTCGATGATTTTGAA GTGGATTCTGAATGTATTCCAGACATTTCAGCACAGTGTCCTTTATGTGTATCTGGAAAATACCAAGGCAAGTTCCCTGAGACAGTTGTGGCAACGGGTTACTTGGCTGACATGACAGAGATCTCGATTGAACTGAAGGTCCAGCATATAAAGGACATGCCTCTTGATAAC GTTTTCGCACCACAGCAGATCGCTCTTCTCACAGCAAAGGCATGGCTTTCTGCAGACAAACAACTGGAGAGAAAG GTGATAAAATTAAGCATAGAGAATAGTGTTCTTTCAGAGTACACAAGCATGGTTGTACTTCAAACCAATTTGGACGCAGCACAAAAA CAGGTCAAGCAGAAACCGAAAGGACACAAAGGTGCCAATGAGCCATTACGATTCCAGCTTCATGGTCTAAAACTTGGATTCGGTGACAAAGCAGCCACCAAGGAAAACCTCCTCACAGGTTTTGGCGAGGAGAAACCACTGGAGACGTTGAAGATATTCAAGAAGGCTGGAGGGTGCTGCAGCCGCGTTGCGGACTGCCTCTGCTGCATGTGCTGCATCAAGGCGTGCAACAGGATGAACGACCAGTGCGCCATCATGATGGCGCAGGTCTGCGCCGCGCTCTCGTGCCTTGGCTGCTACGAGTGCTGTGCCGAGGTGTGCTGTGGAGGGTCTGAATCGTAG
- the LOC123425329 gene encoding uncharacterized protein LOC123425329 isoform X2, with product MEDFARAVEDGLKLSKRLVLPGGMPPPRPPAGMERGPDAAAALLLPAAPMAYAVVSDPAAVDTPDVPSYQPYVYGRLDPPALIPLQMKEIDLAVDCSLDTAAVTLRARWWLHCITRSRECDVRLVVPMGEQGSILGAEVTVGRMSYNTQVTEVEDQTMENTMKGILKPHMFCLTIPQVEGGADIVATVRWSQKLHYDNGRFSVDIPFRFPYYVNPLPKVFMKREKIQLTVNSGFSKEVLLQGTSHSLKEKARQGDKLSFLHEAIVESWSSKDFTFSYSVYSGDLSGCILLQPSTSQDYDDRDTFSIFILPGSGNRKVFKKAVVFVVDTSGSMKGKPLENVKNAVSTALSELVQGDYFNIITFNEELHSFSACLEKVNEKAIANANDWMNANFVAEGGTDIMHPLNEAMALLSSAHDAVPQIFLMTDGSVDDEHDICQTVKNELLSRGSKSPRISTFGLGLYCNHYFLRMVASIGKGHFDAALETGSIESRILKWFRKASNTIVANISIDATKQLDDFEVDSECIPDISAQCPLCVSGKYQGKFPETVVATGYLADMTEISIELKVQHIKDMPLDNVFAPQQIALLTAKAWLSADKQLERKVIKLSIENSVLSEYTSMVVLQTNLDAAQKVKQKPKGHKGANEPLRFQLHGLKLGFGDKAATKENLLTGFGEEKPLETLKIFKKAGGCCSRVADCLCCMCCIKACNRMNDQCAIMMAQVCAALSCLGCYECCAEVCCGGSES from the exons ATGGAGGACTTCGCGCGCGCGGTGGAGGACGGGCTCAAGCTGTCGAAGCGGCTCGTGCTGCCGGGCGGGATGCCCCCGCCGCGGCCGCCCGCGGGGATGGAGCGCGGGCCCGACGCGGCCGCCGCGCTGCTGCTCCCCGCCGCGCCGATGGCCTACGCGGTCGTCTCCGACCCCGCCGCCGTCGACACCCCCGACGTGCCCAGCTACCAGCCCTACGTCTACGGCCGCCTCGACCCGCCCGCGCTCATCCCGCTGCAGATGAAGGAGATCGACCTGGCCGTCGACTGCTCGCTCGACACGGCCGCCGTCACCCTGCGCGCGCGCTGGTGGCTGCACTGCATCACGCGCAGCCGCGAGTGCGACGTCAGGCTCGTTGTGCCCATGGGAGAACAG GGTTCAATTCTAGGCGCTGAGGTCACTGTCGGAAGAATGTCATACAATACTCAAGTGACCGAAGTAGAAGACCAAACCATGGAGAATACTATGAAAGGCATTTTGAAACCCCATATGTTTTGCTTGACAATACCACAG GTGGAAGGTGGAGCGGATATTGTAGCCACAGTTAGATGGTCTCAGAAGTTACACTATGATAATGGACGATTCTCGGTCGACATACCTTTCCGTTTTCCATACTATGTCAACCCATTACCAAAAGTATTCATGAAGAGGGAGAAAATTCAGTTGACTGTGAATAGTGGATTCAGTAAAGAGGTTTTGTTGCAGGGCACAAGCCATTCGTTGAAG GAAAAGGCAAGGCAGGGTGATAAATTGTCTTTCCTGCATGAAGCAATTGTTGAGAGTTGGTCAAGCAAAGATTTCACATTTTCCTACAGT GTGTACTCTGGTGACTTGTCAGGTTGTATCCTTCTGCAGCCTTCAACATCACAGGATTATGACGATAGAGATACGTTCAGCATTTTCATTTTACCTGGAAGTGGGAATAGAAAG GTCTTCAAGAAAGCAGTCGTATTTGTTGTTGATACAAGTGGAAGCATGAAAGGGAAACCTCTTGAGAATGTGAAGAATGCAGTGTCTACAGCTCTTTCTGAACTTGTGCAAGGAGATTACTTCAACATTATAACATTTAATGAGGAGCTCCATTCATTCTCAGCATGTTTAGAGAAAGTAAATGAGAAAGCAATAGCAAATGCAAATGATTGGATGAATGCCAACTTTGTTGCTGAGGGTGGCACGGATATTATGCATCCTTTAAATGag GCGATGGCGTTATTGTCAAGTGCCCATGACGCGGTCCCACAAATTTTTCTTATGACTGATGGATCGGTTGATGATGAACATGACATCTGCCAAACTGTGAAAAATGAGCTCCTCAGCAGAGGATCTAAATCTCCTCGGATTTCCACTTTTGGACTAG GTTTATATTGCAACCATTATTTCTTGCGCATGGTGGCATCAATCGGCAAGGGGCATTTTGATGCTGCACTAGAGACAG GATCAATTGAGAGTCGAATACTTAAGTGGTTCAGGAAAGCATCAAATACAATAGTGGCAAACATCTCAATTGATGCTACAAAACAGCTCGATGATTTTGAA GTGGATTCTGAATGTATTCCAGACATTTCAGCACAGTGTCCTTTATGTGTATCTGGAAAATACCAAGGCAAGTTCCCTGAGACAGTTGTGGCAACGGGTTACTTGGCTGACATGACAGAGATCTCGATTGAACTGAAGGTCCAGCATATAAAGGACATGCCTCTTGATAAC GTTTTCGCACCACAGCAGATCGCTCTTCTCACAGCAAAGGCATGGCTTTCTGCAGACAAACAACTGGAGAGAAAG GTGATAAAATTAAGCATAGAGAATAGTGTTCTTTCAGAGTACACAAGCATGGTTGTACTTCAAACCAATTTGGACGCAGCACAAAAA GTCAAGCAGAAACCGAAAGGACACAAAGGTGCCAATGAGCCATTACGATTCCAGCTTCATGGTCTAAAACTTGGATTCGGTGACAAAGCAGCCACCAAGGAAAACCTCCTCACAGGTTTTGGCGAGGAGAAACCACTGGAGACGTTGAAGATATTCAAGAAGGCTGGAGGGTGCTGCAGCCGCGTTGCGGACTGCCTCTGCTGCATGTGCTGCATCAAGGCGTGCAACAGGATGAACGACCAGTGCGCCATCATGATGGCGCAGGTCTGCGCCGCGCTCTCGTGCCTTGGCTGCTACGAGTGCTGTGCCGAGGTGTGCTGTGGAGGGTCTGAATCGTAG
- the LOC123425329 gene encoding uncharacterized protein LOC123425329 isoform X1: MEDFARAVEDGLKLSKRLVLPGGMPPPRPPAGMERGPDAAAALLLPAAPMAYAVVSDPAAVDTPDVPSYQPYVYGRLDPPALIPLQMKEIDLAVDCSLDTAAVTLRARWWLHCITRSRECDVRLVVPMGEQGSILGAEVTVGRMSYNTQVTEVEDQTMENTMKGILKPHMFCLTIPQVEGGADIVATVRWSQKLHYDNGRFSVDIPFRFPYYVNPLPKVFMKREKIQLTVNSGFSKEVLLQGTSHSLKEKARQGDKLSFLHEAIVESWSSKDFTFSYSVYSGDLSGCILLQPSTSQDYDDRDTFSIFILPGSGNRKVFKKAVVFVVDTSGSMKGKPLENVKNAVSTALSELVQGDYFNIITFNEELHSFSACLEKVNEKAIANANDWMNANFVAEGGTDIMHPLNEAMALLSSAHDAVPQIFLMTDGSVDDEHDICQTVKNELLSRGSKSPRISTFGLGLYCNHYFLRMVASIGKGHFDAALETGSIESRILKWFRKASNTIVANISIDATKQLDDFEVDSECIPDISAQCPLCVSGKYQGKFPETVVATGYLADMTEISIELKVQHIKDMPLDNVFAPQQIALLTAKAWLSADKQLERKVIKLSIENSVLSEYTSMVVLQTNLDAAQKQVKQKPKGHKGANEPLRFQLHGLKLGFGDKAATKENLLTGFGEEKPLETLKIFKKAGGCCSRVADCLCCMCCIKACNRMNDQCAIMMAQVCAALSCLGCYECCAEVCCGGSES; this comes from the exons ATGGAGGACTTCGCGCGCGCGGTGGAGGACGGGCTCAAGCTGTCGAAGCGGCTCGTGCTGCCGGGCGGGATGCCCCCGCCGCGGCCGCCCGCGGGGATGGAGCGCGGGCCCGACGCGGCCGCCGCGCTGCTGCTCCCCGCCGCGCCGATGGCCTACGCGGTCGTCTCCGACCCCGCCGCCGTCGACACCCCCGACGTGCCCAGCTACCAGCCCTACGTCTACGGCCGCCTCGACCCGCCCGCGCTCATCCCGCTGCAGATGAAGGAGATCGACCTGGCCGTCGACTGCTCGCTCGACACGGCCGCCGTCACCCTGCGCGCGCGCTGGTGGCTGCACTGCATCACGCGCAGCCGCGAGTGCGACGTCAGGCTCGTTGTGCCCATGGGAGAACAG GGTTCAATTCTAGGCGCTGAGGTCACTGTCGGAAGAATGTCATACAATACTCAAGTGACCGAAGTAGAAGACCAAACCATGGAGAATACTATGAAAGGCATTTTGAAACCCCATATGTTTTGCTTGACAATACCACAG GTGGAAGGTGGAGCGGATATTGTAGCCACAGTTAGATGGTCTCAGAAGTTACACTATGATAATGGACGATTCTCGGTCGACATACCTTTCCGTTTTCCATACTATGTCAACCCATTACCAAAAGTATTCATGAAGAGGGAGAAAATTCAGTTGACTGTGAATAGTGGATTCAGTAAAGAGGTTTTGTTGCAGGGCACAAGCCATTCGTTGAAG GAAAAGGCAAGGCAGGGTGATAAATTGTCTTTCCTGCATGAAGCAATTGTTGAGAGTTGGTCAAGCAAAGATTTCACATTTTCCTACAGT GTGTACTCTGGTGACTTGTCAGGTTGTATCCTTCTGCAGCCTTCAACATCACAGGATTATGACGATAGAGATACGTTCAGCATTTTCATTTTACCTGGAAGTGGGAATAGAAAG GTCTTCAAGAAAGCAGTCGTATTTGTTGTTGATACAAGTGGAAGCATGAAAGGGAAACCTCTTGAGAATGTGAAGAATGCAGTGTCTACAGCTCTTTCTGAACTTGTGCAAGGAGATTACTTCAACATTATAACATTTAATGAGGAGCTCCATTCATTCTCAGCATGTTTAGAGAAAGTAAATGAGAAAGCAATAGCAAATGCAAATGATTGGATGAATGCCAACTTTGTTGCTGAGGGTGGCACGGATATTATGCATCCTTTAAATGag GCGATGGCGTTATTGTCAAGTGCCCATGACGCGGTCCCACAAATTTTTCTTATGACTGATGGATCGGTTGATGATGAACATGACATCTGCCAAACTGTGAAAAATGAGCTCCTCAGCAGAGGATCTAAATCTCCTCGGATTTCCACTTTTGGACTAG GTTTATATTGCAACCATTATTTCTTGCGCATGGTGGCATCAATCGGCAAGGGGCATTTTGATGCTGCACTAGAGACAG GATCAATTGAGAGTCGAATACTTAAGTGGTTCAGGAAAGCATCAAATACAATAGTGGCAAACATCTCAATTGATGCTACAAAACAGCTCGATGATTTTGAA GTGGATTCTGAATGTATTCCAGACATTTCAGCACAGTGTCCTTTATGTGTATCTGGAAAATACCAAGGCAAGTTCCCTGAGACAGTTGTGGCAACGGGTTACTTGGCTGACATGACAGAGATCTCGATTGAACTGAAGGTCCAGCATATAAAGGACATGCCTCTTGATAAC GTTTTCGCACCACAGCAGATCGCTCTTCTCACAGCAAAGGCATGGCTTTCTGCAGACAAACAACTGGAGAGAAAG GTGATAAAATTAAGCATAGAGAATAGTGTTCTTTCAGAGTACACAAGCATGGTTGTACTTCAAACCAATTTGGACGCAGCACAAAAA CAGGTCAAGCAGAAACCGAAAGGACACAAAGGTGCCAATGAGCCATTACGATTCCAGCTTCATGGTCTAAAACTTGGATTCGGTGACAAAGCAGCCACCAAGGAAAACCTCCTCACAGGTTTTGGCGAGGAGAAACCACTGGAGACGTTGAAGATATTCAAGAAGGCTGGAGGGTGCTGCAGCCGCGTTGCGGACTGCCTCTGCTGCATGTGCTGCATCAAGGCGTGCAACAGGATGAACGACCAGTGCGCCATCATGATGGCGCAGGTCTGCGCCGCGCTCTCGTGCCTTGGCTGCTACGAGTGCTGTGCCGAGGTGTGCTGTGGAGGGTCTGAATCGTAG